The segment TGAAATCAACAAAGCTTCACAAAACGCTCTAAAATAGTTATCAACTCCTCTTTGTTTTCAATATGACTCATATGTCCATTAGGAAAAACAACAAATTCTGAATTCGTTTTTTTAGCTTCTTCTAAGGAAGTTTGATGGTCTAAAACAGGATCTTTTTCACCAATAATTATCAATTTTTTAAAGTTATTTTCAGCTAAAATAGGACTTCTATTTGGGCGATTTTTCATTCCTTCTTGAGCGGCAATATAACCTTGAATAGGGGTTTGTAAAGCTTCAGCTAAAGCCAATTTCATTTCATCTTTAAAAACAGTTCTACTTGCTTCACTAAATAAATTAGTAAAAGACATTCTTACCATATTGGTAAAGTTATTTTGTACCATTTTATTGGCACGAGATCTTAACTTTTTTCGCTCATTGTCGTCTTCAATAGAGGTCGAGTTCATTAAACACAACCCTTTTATTTTCTGTGGATTTTTTTCTGCAAAAGCCAACGCAACATAACCGCCTAAAGAATGACCAATTAGAATACATTTTCTAATTCGTAAATGCTTTAAAACAGCTTCAATTGTTTCTGCAAATAATTCCATGGAATGTGTATAACCCAAACAATCAGATTTTCCATGACCTAATAAATCAATAGTAATTACTCTATTTTTTTTAGTAAGTTGTGGTGTGATCTCTTTCCACA is part of the Polaribacter sp. SA4-10 genome and harbors:
- a CDS encoding alpha/beta fold hydrolase, which encodes MVLDYKNATISYSDQGKGTAIILIHGFLENATMWKEITPQLTKKNRVITIDLLGHGKSDCLGYTHSMELFAETIEAVLKHLRIRKCILIGHSLGGYVALAFAEKNPQKIKGLCLMNSTSIEDDNERKKLRSRANKMVQNNFTNMVRMSFTNLFSEASRTVFKDEMKLALAEALQTPIQGYIAAQEGMKNRPNRSPILAENNFKKLIIIGEKDPVLDHQTSLEEAKKTNSEFVVFPNGHMSHIENKEELITILERFVKLC